One part of the Coffea eugenioides isolate CCC68of chromosome 10, Ceug_1.0, whole genome shotgun sequence genome encodes these proteins:
- the LOC113748632 gene encoding elicitor-responsive protein 1-like translates to MHTRGLRMRSLGQVHPTPDPYVCLEYASTKFRTRTHTDGGKNPTFQEKFIFSLIEGLREITVAVWNSNTITYDDFIGNRKVQLQKVLSQGFDDSSWPLQTKTGRLQLE, encoded by the exons ATGCATACAAGAGGCCTTAGGATGCGTTCTCTTGGACAAGTT CATCCAACTCCTGATCCTTACGTTTGCCTGGAATACGCCAGCACTAAATTCCGTACCCGTACCCACACAG ACGGTGGAAAAAACCCTACTTTTCAAGAGAAATTCATCTTCTCCTTGATTGAAGGGCTAAGGGAGATCACTGTTGCTGTTTGGAACAGCAATACCATTACTTATGATGATTTTATCGGCAATCGAAA GGTTCAGCTGCAGAAAGTTCTTTCTCAGGGATTTGATGATAGTTCTTGGCCACTTCAAACTAAAACCGGCAG GTTGCAGCTGgaataa